The Treponema medium genome has a window encoding:
- the xseB gene encoding exodeoxyribonuclease VII small subunit has protein sequence MKKFEERLARLEEISEKIKSADLPLEEALAAFEEGIKLAKTLEKDIDKIESKVQILMNQPVPPQDKPELELFSVDDV, from the coding sequence TTGAAAAAGTTTGAAGAACGGTTAGCACGGCTTGAAGAAATCAGCGAAAAAATCAAGAGTGCCGATCTTCCGTTGGAAGAGGCTCTTGCCGCTTTTGAAGAAGGAATAAAACTCGCTAAAACTTTGGAAAAAGATATTGATAAAATAGAAAGCAAGGTGCAGATATTGATGAATCAGCCGGTACCGCCACAGGATAAGCCTGAACTTGAGCTCTTTTCAGTTGATGACGTATAG
- the mutL gene encoding DNA mismatch repair endonuclease MutL, which produces MDTAPQSPEISKASSHPDTAVAADAVGLSPSNTSKKAAVQSADSAAVYKPVKALDAETARKIAAGEVIDRPAAVIRELLDNAIDAGASKVQVEISGGGIDRIRVTDNGCGMSREDLAICTDTHTTSKISTAEDLLSLHSLGFRGEALSSIKAVSDLEITSTRNGPAAWKLQLGKILPARLNAGTVVQVENLFENFPARKQFLKRAAAETALCRTIFLDKALPHYTTEMRFVTDGMLRFLLAPAKSLRERCLAAFSFKEPEALFFEIEGGGEHFSFRIVLGSPDVVRSDKRAIMVFVNGRRITEFGLTQAIEYGSEGYFPNGGHPVAFLFLTVEPSRVDFNIHPAKKEARFQDYGAIHHAVSSAVGAFYRQHTVASLLKEKYDQSLTRPLDFQYGGAGQAMDKSNGFVNNGLGGGASGQIGSDNSQDNFSQGSLQPDVVPYSAWSEQNRLYAESLAQKHGSPAGAYPQPLHSGMTAGKYGYGKNGNPVAGTTADDYDQYGKAYGNDAGTPAAEYGYVRELSGNQAEYGDAQGGYGSAFRQIAATAAVSYSASGHIIPPPAATGMAVYLQPPPDLPPADFKLLGQVAGTFIAVEKNDALYLIDQHAAHERIIFEQLRRNTGGVQELLIPYRIITSSEEDDAFIKKHQELLCKAGFALSDEGAGVWQVTAVPARWTGTERDLIRDISGVRKNAGDILYQVLASAACRAACKDHAILDPVTQQRIAAQAFELPEPICPHGRPIWIVFTREELFKRVKRT; this is translated from the coding sequence ATGGATACCGCGCCTCAATCACCTGAAATATCTAAAGCTTCTTCTCATCCCGATACGGCTGTTGCTGCCGATGCTGTTGGTTTATCCCCCTCTAATACGTCGAAGAAGGCTGCGGTTCAATCAGCTGATTCCGCTGCTGTGTACAAGCCGGTAAAAGCGCTTGATGCAGAAACGGCGCGGAAAATTGCAGCGGGAGAGGTTATCGATCGCCCCGCAGCCGTTATCCGCGAGCTTTTAGACAATGCAATCGATGCAGGCGCTTCAAAGGTGCAGGTGGAAATCTCGGGCGGTGGTATCGACCGCATTCGGGTTACGGATAACGGCTGCGGAATGAGCCGTGAAGACCTCGCAATCTGTACGGACACTCACACCACGAGCAAAATTTCCACGGCGGAAGATTTGCTCTCCTTACACAGTCTCGGATTCCGCGGTGAAGCGCTTTCTTCTATTAAAGCGGTCAGCGATCTTGAAATTACCTCGACGCGAAACGGTCCCGCCGCATGGAAATTGCAGCTGGGGAAGATACTGCCGGCGCGTCTAAATGCCGGTACGGTGGTGCAGGTAGAAAACCTCTTTGAAAATTTTCCCGCTCGCAAGCAGTTTTTAAAGCGGGCGGCTGCCGAGACTGCGCTATGTAGAACAATCTTTCTTGACAAAGCCCTCCCTCACTATACAACCGAAATGCGCTTTGTCACGGACGGAATGCTCCGTTTTCTCCTTGCTCCTGCGAAGTCGTTGCGGGAACGCTGCCTCGCTGCTTTTTCGTTTAAAGAACCCGAAGCGCTCTTTTTTGAAATTGAGGGAGGCGGTGAGCATTTTTCGTTCCGTATTGTGCTCGGCAGTCCGGATGTCGTTCGCAGTGATAAACGCGCCATCATGGTGTTTGTCAACGGCAGAAGGATTACCGAGTTCGGGCTTACGCAGGCAATCGAGTACGGCAGCGAAGGCTATTTTCCCAACGGTGGACATCCCGTTGCGTTTTTATTCTTAACGGTAGAACCTTCCCGTGTTGACTTTAACATTCACCCCGCAAAAAAAGAAGCACGCTTTCAAGATTACGGCGCCATCCACCATGCCGTTAGCAGCGCCGTCGGCGCCTTCTATCGACAGCATACCGTTGCAAGTCTCTTAAAAGAGAAGTATGATCAAAGCCTTACCCGCCCGCTGGATTTTCAGTATGGCGGAGCAGGGCAGGCTATGGACAAAAGCAACGGTTTTGTAAACAACGGCCTCGGAGGTGGTGCAAGCGGGCAGATTGGAAGTGATAATAGTCAAGACAATTTTTCCCAAGGCAGTCTGCAGCCGGATGTTGTACCGTATTCGGCATGGAGCGAACAAAATAGGCTGTATGCGGAGTCTCTCGCACAAAAGCACGGTTCTCCGGCAGGAGCATATCCGCAGCCGCTGCATTCCGGTATGACAGCCGGTAAGTATGGATACGGTAAAAATGGTAACCCAGTTGCTGGCACAACAGCCGATGACTATGACCAATATGGAAAGGCGTACGGAAACGATGCCGGTACACCGGCTGCTGAGTATGGATACGTCCGCGAGTTATCCGGTAATCAAGCAGAATATGGTGATGCACAGGGCGGATACGGCAGTGCATTCCGCCAAATAGCGGCGACAGCGGCGGTTAGCTATTCGGCAAGCGGGCATATTATTCCGCCGCCTGCGGCTACGGGTATGGCAGTATATTTACAGCCGCCGCCGGATCTTCCTCCGGCAGATTTTAAGCTGCTCGGACAGGTCGCCGGTACCTTTATCGCAGTAGAAAAAAACGATGCGCTGTATTTAATCGACCAACATGCCGCCCACGAGCGGATTATCTTTGAGCAGCTGCGGCGCAATACCGGCGGCGTACAGGAGCTATTAATCCCCTACCGGATTATTACTTCATCGGAAGAAGACGATGCGTTTATCAAAAAACATCAGGAACTGCTGTGTAAGGCGGGGTTTGCCCTCTCCGATGAAGGTGCAGGCGTATGGCAGGTAACCGCCGTACCGGCACGATGGACAGGCACGGAACGCGATCTTATCCGCGACATCAGCGGCGTCCGTAAAAATGCCGGTGATATCCTCTATCAGGTTTTAGCCTCAGCAGCTTGCCGCGCTGCCTGTAAGGATCATGCCATCCTCGATCCCGTAACACAGCAGCGCATTGCGGCGCAAGCCTTTGAACTTCCCGAACCAATTTGTCCGCACGGCCGCCCAATCTGGATTGTGTTTACCCGCGAGGAACTCTTTAAACGGGTTAAGCGGACATAG